The proteins below come from a single Serratia fonticola genomic window:
- the manX gene encoding PTS mannose transporter subunit IIAB, which produces MAIAIIIGTHGTAAEQLLKTAEMLLGEQANVAYIDFVPGENAETLIEKYNGKISELDTSDGVLFLVDTWGGSPFNAASRIAVDKPHYEVITGVNIPMLVETFMARDDNPSFDELVALALETGREGVKALKKPVEESVKPVAPQSAPAPKAAAPQAPLGPNDHMKICLARIDDRLIHGQVATRWTKETNVSRIIVVSDEVAADHVRKTLLTQVAPPGVTAHVVDVAKAIRVWNNPKYAGERVMLLFTNPTDVWRLVEEGVNITSVNIGGMAFRQGKTQVNNAVSVDEKDIEAFKKLNERGIELEVRKVSSDSQLKMMDLINKLN; this is translated from the coding sequence GTGGCAATAGCTATTATCATCGGCACACACGGGACTGCAGCGGAACAATTGCTGAAAACAGCAGAAATGCTATTGGGTGAGCAAGCCAACGTCGCCTACATAGATTTCGTTCCCGGTGAAAATGCTGAAACGTTAATTGAGAAATACAATGGGAAAATCAGTGAGCTCGATACCAGCGATGGCGTCCTGTTTCTGGTTGATACCTGGGGCGGCAGCCCGTTTAACGCGGCCAGCCGCATCGCAGTAGACAAACCACACTATGAGGTTATCACCGGGGTTAACATTCCCATGCTGGTGGAAACATTCATGGCCCGTGATGACAACCCAAGCTTTGACGAACTGGTCGCGCTGGCGTTGGAAACCGGTCGTGAAGGCGTGAAAGCGCTGAAGAAACCGGTGGAAGAGAGTGTTAAGCCCGTCGCGCCACAAAGTGCCCCAGCTCCAAAAGCCGCTGCGCCCCAAGCGCCTCTCGGCCCCAATGACCATATGAAAATCTGCCTGGCGCGTATCGACGATCGTCTGATCCACGGCCAGGTTGCTACCCGCTGGACCAAAGAGACTAACGTCAGCCGCATCATCGTAGTCAGTGATGAAGTGGCCGCCGACCACGTCCGTAAAACCTTGCTGACTCAGGTTGCCCCCCCAGGCGTTACCGCTCACGTTGTTGACGTGGCGAAGGCGATCCGCGTCTGGAACAACCCGAAATATGCAGGTGAGCGCGTGATGCTGCTGTTCACCAACCCAACCGACGTTTGGCGTCTGGTTGAGGAAGGGGTGAATATCACCTCGGTGAATATCGGTGGTATGGCGTTCCGCCAGGGTAAAACCCAGGTGAATAACGCGGTGTCCGTCGATGAGAAAGACATCGAGGCGTTTAAGAAGTTAAACGAGCGCGGGATTGAACTTGAAGTCCGTAAGGTCTCTTCCGACAGTCAGCTAAAAATGATGGACCTGATTAACAAACTCAATTAA
- a CDS encoding PTS mannose/fructose/sorbose transporter subunit IIC, with the protein MEITTLQIVLIFIVACIAGMGSVLDEFQFHRPLVACTLIGFVLGDIKTGIIIGGTLEMIALGWMNIGAAVAPDAALASIISTILVIAGGQNIGAGIALAIPLAAAGQVLTIIVRTITVAFQHAADKAAERGNLNGITVIHIAALLVQAMRVAIPAVIVAVSVGTAGVHALLNSIPEVVTGGLNIAGGMIVVVGYAMVINMMRAGYLMPFFYLGFVTAAFTNFNLVALGVIGVVMAVLYIQLSPKYNKSQVVQANPAGANDLDNELD; encoded by the coding sequence ATGGAGATCACCACTCTTCAGATTGTACTGATATTTATCGTTGCCTGTATCGCCGGGATGGGTTCCGTCCTGGATGAGTTTCAATTCCACCGCCCGTTAGTGGCCTGTACGCTGATTGGCTTCGTTCTCGGTGACATCAAAACCGGTATCATCATCGGCGGTACGCTGGAGATGATCGCACTGGGTTGGATGAACATCGGGGCTGCGGTTGCACCCGATGCGGCGTTAGCGTCGATTATTTCCACCATTCTGGTTATCGCCGGTGGGCAAAACATCGGTGCCGGTATTGCCCTGGCGATCCCACTGGCAGCAGCAGGCCAGGTACTGACCATTATCGTTCGTACCATCACCGTGGCCTTCCAGCATGCGGCGGACAAAGCGGCAGAACGGGGTAACCTGAACGGCATTACCGTGATCCACATCGCGGCCCTGCTGGTACAGGCAATGCGTGTCGCAATTCCTGCGGTGATCGTTGCGGTCTCTGTCGGGACAGCTGGCGTCCACGCCCTGCTTAACTCAATTCCGGAAGTGGTCACAGGCGGTCTGAACATCGCCGGTGGCATGATCGTGGTAGTCGGTTACGCGATGGTCATCAACATGATGCGTGCCGGTTATCTGATGCCATTCTTCTACCTGGGCTTCGTTACCGCAGCCTTCACCAACTTTAACCTGGTCGCACTCGGTGTGATCGGTGTGGTGATGGCGGTGCTCTACATCCAGCTCAGCCCTAAATACAACAAGTCTCAGGTGGTTCAGGCCAACCCTGCCGGTGCCAACGACCTCGATAACGAATTGGACTAG
- a CDS encoding PTS mannose transporter subunit IID, protein MVDTTTQKKLTPADIRGVFVRSNLFQGSWNFERMQALGFCFSMVPVIRRLYPDNNDERKQAIKRHLEFFNTQPFVAAPILGVTMAMEEQRANGAPIDDAAINGIKVGLMGPLAGVGDPIFWGTVRPVFAALGAGIAMSGSLLGPLLFFVLFNLVRLLVRYYGVAYGYQKGVDIVSDMGGGFLQKLTEGASILGLFVMGALVNKWTHVNIPLVVSKITDQTGQTHVTTVQTILDQLMPGLVPLLLTFGCMWLLRRKVNALWIIIGFFAIGIFGYWIGLLGL, encoded by the coding sequence ATGGTTGATACAACGACTCAAAAGAAACTGACACCTGCCGATATTCGAGGCGTATTCGTACGCTCCAACCTGTTCCAGGGTTCATGGAACTTCGAACGTATGCAGGCGCTAGGTTTTTGCTTCTCGATGGTGCCGGTGATCCGTCGCCTGTACCCGGACAATAACGACGAACGCAAACAGGCCATTAAACGCCACCTTGAGTTCTTCAATACACAACCGTTCGTCGCAGCGCCAATCCTTGGCGTCACCATGGCGATGGAAGAACAGCGTGCCAACGGCGCACCGATCGACGATGCGGCCATCAACGGCATCAAAGTAGGTCTGATGGGGCCACTGGCCGGCGTAGGTGACCCGATATTCTGGGGTACCGTTCGCCCGGTGTTTGCCGCATTGGGTGCCGGTATTGCCATGAGTGGCAGCCTGCTCGGCCCGCTGTTGTTCTTCGTCCTGTTTAACCTGGTTCGCCTGTTGGTTCGTTACTACGGTGTCGCCTACGGCTACCAAAAAGGGGTCGATATCGTTAGCGATATGGGCGGTGGTTTCCTGCAAAAACTGACGGAAGGGGCGTCCATCCTCGGCCTGTTTGTCATGGGGGCCTTGGTTAACAAGTGGACGCACGTCAATATCCCGCTGGTAGTGTCGAAAATCACTGACCAGACCGGGCAAACCCACGTCACTACGGTACAAACCATCCTTGACCAGTTGATGCCTGGCTTGGTACCGCTACTGCTGACATTCGGTTGTATGTGGCTGCTGCGCAGGAAGGTCAACGCGCTGTGGATCATCATCGGCTTCTTCGCCATTGGTATCTTCGGTTACTGGATTGGTCTGTTAGGTCTGTAA
- a CDS encoding DUF986 family protein, with translation MSLTDGVILIFILLMLTYALYDEFGMNLLKGKTLLKVQLKRGNRLDCLIFVGLIAILIYRNLVEQGAPITTYLLISLAIIAVYISYIRKPKMLFKTTGFFYANAFIDYRRIKAMNLSEDGILVIDLEKRRLLIQVTHLDDLEKIYHFFLENK, from the coding sequence ATGTCGCTGACCGATGGCGTAATACTGATTTTTATTCTGCTGATGCTGACGTATGCGCTGTATGACGAGTTCGGCATGAACCTGCTGAAAGGAAAAACGCTGTTAAAGGTGCAGCTCAAGCGGGGTAACCGGTTGGACTGCCTGATCTTCGTCGGTCTGATCGCTATCCTGATCTACCGCAACCTGGTCGAGCAGGGAGCGCCGATAACTACCTACCTGCTAATTTCCCTGGCCATAATTGCAGTATATATCTCCTATATCCGCAAGCCCAAAATGTTGTTTAAAACCACCGGTTTCTTCTATGCCAATGCGTTTATTGACTATCGACGCATCAAAGCCATGAATTTATCCGAAGACGGCATTCTTGTTATCGACTTAGAAAAGCGCCGGTTATTAATCCAGGTTACACACCTGGATGACCTGGAAAAAATCTATCATTTTTTCCTTGAAAATAAATGA
- the mntP gene encoding manganese efflux pump MntP translates to MNLSATLILAFGMSMDAFAASIGKGATLHQPRFREAIRTGLIFGIIEAITPLIGWGIGLFASQYIMEWDHWVAFSLLFILGARMIVEGVKNKPEEEKVNRHGFWVLVATAIATSLDAMAIGVGLAFLQVNILHTAMAIGMATMIMATLGMMVGRFIGPLLGKRAEILGGVVLIGIGFNILLEHLGYLA, encoded by the coding sequence ATGAACCTTTCCGCAACTCTTATCCTGGCTTTTGGCATGTCTATGGACGCGTTTGCCGCGTCGATCGGCAAAGGCGCCACTCTGCATCAACCGCGTTTTCGCGAAGCTATCCGTACTGGTCTGATCTTTGGCATCATTGAAGCCATTACCCCGCTTATCGGCTGGGGCATCGGTCTGTTTGCCAGCCAATACATCATGGAATGGGACCACTGGGTCGCCTTTAGCCTGCTGTTTATCCTTGGCGCACGCATGATCGTTGAAGGGGTGAAAAACAAGCCGGAAGAAGAGAAAGTCAATCGTCATGGTTTCTGGGTGCTGGTTGCTACGGCCATTGCCACCAGTCTGGATGCGATGGCAATCGGTGTGGGTCTGGCATTCCTGCAGGTTAATATCCTGCATACCGCGATGGCGATAGGTATGGCGACCATGATCATGGCTACGCTGGGGATGATGGTTGGCCGGTTTATCGGCCCGCTGCTGGGCAAACGCGCAGAAATTCTTGGCGGCGTGGTGCTGATCGGGATTGGCTTTAATATCCTGCTGGAGCACTTGGGCTACCTGGCTTAA
- the rlmA gene encoding 23S rRNA (guanine(745)-N(1))-methyltransferase, translated as MSYQCPLCFQPLDFANQQWRCENNHQFDRAKEGYVNLMPVQHKRSKQPGDSAEMMQARRAFLDGGYYQPLQQRVAELLASTLPIEPQALLDIGCGEGYYTAAVAARLSQERTVAVYGLDVAKVAIRSAAKRYPTVSFCVASSHRLPFADASLDAVLRIYAPCKAEELARVVKPGGVVVTVSPGPRHLYQLKQQVYQEVQLHAEHDEQLEGFSCELAESLVYPMALPGEQAANLLQMTPFAWRASPEVQQGLLDMATFACETDFAIRLYRRG; from the coding sequence ATGTCTTATCAGTGCCCCCTGTGTTTCCAACCGCTTGATTTCGCAAACCAACAGTGGCGTTGCGAGAATAACCATCAATTCGACCGTGCTAAAGAAGGGTACGTCAACTTAATGCCGGTGCAACACAAGCGTTCTAAACAGCCGGGTGACAGTGCCGAGATGATGCAGGCCCGCCGCGCATTTCTTGACGGAGGCTACTACCAGCCGTTGCAACAGCGGGTGGCTGAACTGTTAGCCAGCACTTTGCCTATTGAGCCACAGGCACTGCTGGATATTGGCTGTGGTGAAGGCTATTACACGGCCGCCGTGGCGGCACGCTTGTCTCAGGAGCGGACCGTAGCGGTGTATGGCCTGGATGTCGCCAAGGTGGCTATCCGCTCGGCGGCCAAACGCTACCCGACGGTCTCTTTCTGCGTGGCTTCCAGCCATCGCCTACCGTTTGCCGACGCGTCGCTAGATGCTGTGTTACGTATCTATGCACCCTGTAAAGCCGAGGAATTGGCGCGGGTCGTCAAGCCGGGTGGGGTGGTTGTGACGGTGTCACCGGGGCCGCGGCACCTTTATCAGCTAAAACAGCAGGTTTATCAGGAGGTTCAATTGCATGCGGAGCATGATGAGCAGCTTGAGGGCTTCAGCTGTGAATTGGCCGAGTCATTGGTTTATCCGATGGCGCTGCCGGGTGAGCAGGCTGCCAATCTGTTGCAGATGACGCCGTTTGCCTGGCGCGCTTCGCCGGAAGTGCAGCAAGGTTTGCTCGACATGGCTACCTTTGCCTGCGAGACGGATTTCGCCATCCGCTTGTACCGCCGGGGCTGA
- the pgeF gene encoding peptidoglycan editing factor PgeF, translating to MTDYSPLLSGVPGIAHGFGNKGALLPTPLQPFRNTLPEKKQVHGTRIVDIHQAGQQCGEADGFFTREPGILISVLTADCLPVIFSRKDGSAIAAVHAGWRGLLDGILEQMAKRIGQDDDTANWVASIGPAAGACCYQVNQELVEQFQQALPLPAELISPTHRHLDLAAIAVNKLNALGFAAVDHAGSCTICTLNSDPRQPQRFKYTSYRRNSHRRAQDPNHPGIKGRNQYSGIIITG from the coding sequence ATGACCGACTATTCCCCGCTGCTCAGCGGCGTTCCTGGCATCGCTCATGGCTTTGGCAATAAAGGTGCCCTTCTGCCAACGCCGTTACAGCCCTTTCGCAATACGCTGCCTGAGAAAAAACAGGTACACGGTACTCGCATAGTCGATATCCATCAGGCGGGCCAGCAATGCGGCGAAGCCGATGGCTTTTTTACCCGCGAGCCAGGGATCCTGATTAGCGTATTAACCGCAGACTGCCTGCCGGTGATTTTCAGCCGTAAAGACGGTAGCGCCATTGCTGCGGTACATGCAGGCTGGCGCGGCCTGCTGGATGGCATTCTGGAGCAAATGGCCAAACGCATCGGCCAGGATGACGATACCGCCAATTGGGTGGCCTCCATCGGTCCCGCTGCGGGCGCTTGCTGCTATCAGGTTAACCAGGAGCTGGTCGAACAGTTTCAGCAGGCGCTGCCCTTGCCAGCAGAGCTGATCAGCCCGACCCACCGCCATCTGGATCTGGCCGCCATCGCCGTAAACAAGCTCAATGCCCTGGGATTCGCCGCAGTCGATCACGCAGGCTCTTGCACCATCTGCACACTCAACAGCGACCCACGGCAGCCCCAGCGCTTTAAATACACCAGCTATCGCCGCAACAGCCATCGCCGCGCGCAAGATCCCAATCATCCGGGGATTAAAGGCCGTAATCAGTATTCCGGCATCATCATCACCGGGTGA
- the cspE gene encoding transcription antiterminator/RNA stability regulator CspE: MAKIKGQVKWFNESKGFGFITPADGSKDVFVHFSAIQGNGFKTLAEGQNVEFEIQDGQKGPSAVNVTAI, translated from the coding sequence ATGGCAAAGATCAAAGGTCAAGTTAAGTGGTTCAACGAGTCTAAAGGTTTCGGTTTCATCACCCCAGCTGACGGCAGCAAAGACGTGTTCGTACACTTCTCTGCAATCCAGGGTAACGGTTTCAAAACCCTGGCTGAAGGCCAGAACGTTGAGTTCGAAATCCAAGATGGCCAGAAAGGCCCATCTGCAGTAAACGTTACTGCAATCTAA
- a CDS encoding DUF2627 domain-containing protein — protein sequence MCGIFSKEVLSKDVSVEYRFSADPYLSASSSNDSSLSM from the coding sequence ATGTGTGGCATTTTCAGTAAAGAAGTTCTGAGTAAAGACGTTAGCGTTGAATACCGCTTCTCTGCCGATCCTTATCTTAGTGCCTCAAGCAGTAACGACTCTAGTTTGTCTATGTAA
- a CDS encoding MBL fold metallo-hydrolase, producing the protein MKITNKYYDASKAHHTPQGFCNPEPSLHQAGDLKRWQDERKKLGLPKPPQAGYEQFIANWWQAADLSGEQDRVWWLGHASLLLRLGGRHVLIDPVLSPRASPVSFYGPHRKTPPPLTVKQLPAVDVVLISHNHYDHLDRQTIRELTKRFRNATFVVPLGLKRWFSHYPAKRVVELDWWESLTLDEMTVYSTPARHWSMRTPWDRNRSLWCGWVIHHPALRFYFSGDSGYSERLVDIGTRLGPFDIAALPIGAYAPRWFMQEQHMDPQQSVRLYQQLNEPRVIPIHWGVFELADESLDEPPAQLSLALREAGVEQHRFYPLKIGEHLEVSPNS; encoded by the coding sequence TTGAAAATAACCAACAAATATTACGACGCCAGCAAAGCGCATCATACGCCACAGGGATTCTGCAACCCGGAGCCGTCGCTACACCAGGCCGGGGATCTGAAGCGCTGGCAAGACGAACGCAAGAAGCTCGGCCTGCCCAAACCTCCTCAGGCAGGCTACGAGCAGTTTATCGCCAACTGGTGGCAAGCTGCCGATCTGAGCGGCGAACAGGACCGCGTCTGGTGGTTGGGCCATGCTTCTCTGCTGTTGCGCCTGGGGGGCCGCCATGTGCTGATCGATCCGGTACTGTCGCCAAGGGCATCACCTGTGAGTTTCTACGGCCCACATCGCAAGACACCGCCTCCGCTAACGGTAAAACAGCTGCCGGCGGTAGATGTGGTGCTGATTTCCCATAATCACTACGACCATCTGGATCGTCAAACCATCAGGGAACTGACCAAACGCTTTCGCAATGCCACCTTCGTTGTACCGCTGGGCCTCAAACGCTGGTTCAGCCATTACCCGGCCAAACGGGTGGTCGAACTGGATTGGTGGGAGAGCCTGACGCTGGACGAAATGACGGTCTACTCCACACCAGCACGCCATTGGAGCATGCGTACACCGTGGGATCGCAATCGTTCTCTATGGTGTGGCTGGGTGATCCATCACCCGGCGCTGCGTTTTTATTTCTCTGGTGACAGCGGTTACAGCGAGCGGTTGGTCGATATCGGCACCCGCCTTGGGCCGTTCGATATTGCGGCGCTGCCCATTGGTGCTTACGCCCCAAGATGGTTCATGCAAGAGCAGCATATGGACCCGCAGCAGTCGGTGAGGCTGTATCAGCAATTGAATGAACCCAGAGTGATCCCTATCCATTGGGGCGTGTTTGAATTGGCCGATGAATCGTTGGATGAACCACCTGCGCAACTCAGCCTGGCACTACGCGAGGCCGGGGTTGAACAGCACCGCTTTTATCCGCTGAAGATTGGTGAACATCTAGAGGTTAGCCCTAACTCCTAA
- a CDS encoding amino acid permease — protein sequence MGGQLQDTPLKRGLKNRHIQLIALGGAIGTGLFLGIAQTIQMAGPSVLLGYAIGGFIAFLIMRQLGEMVVEEPVAGSFSHFAYKYWGDFAGFLSGWNYWAMFILVGMAELTAVGIYIQYWWPEIPTWASAAVFFVVINLVNLVNVRLYGETEFWFAIIKVAAILGMIVFGAYLLASGNGGPEASISNLWDQGGFMPHGISGLVMAMAVIMFSFGGLEMVGITAAEAADPRRSIPKATNQVVYRILIFYIGSLTVLLSLYPWGKVVEGGSPFVMIFHALNSNLVATMLNVVVLTAALSVYNSGVYCNSRMLFGLATQGNAPKALTKVNKRGVPVLSIALSALATSVGVLINYVMPGEAFGLLMALVVSTLVINWVMICLAHLKFRAAKDRQGVITSFRSLWYPFGNYLCLVFLSLILVIMYFSPGIRISVLLMPVWVLLLWVGFLLTRRKKAGGNKR from the coding sequence ATGGGCGGTCAGCTTCAGGATACCCCGCTAAAACGCGGTTTAAAAAACAGACATATACAACTTATTGCCCTGGGAGGTGCCATCGGTACCGGCCTATTCCTGGGTATTGCACAAACCATTCAGATGGCCGGGCCTTCCGTGCTGCTGGGCTATGCGATTGGCGGTTTTATTGCCTTTTTGATCATGCGCCAGCTAGGGGAGATGGTAGTGGAAGAGCCGGTGGCCGGTTCCTTTAGCCATTTTGCCTATAAATATTGGGGGGACTTTGCCGGTTTCTTATCCGGTTGGAACTACTGGGCGATGTTTATTCTGGTCGGTATGGCGGAACTGACCGCGGTAGGGATTTATATTCAATACTGGTGGCCAGAAATCCCAACCTGGGCATCGGCGGCGGTTTTCTTCGTCGTGATTAACCTGGTCAATCTGGTGAACGTACGCCTGTATGGGGAAACCGAGTTCTGGTTTGCCATCATCAAGGTGGCGGCGATCCTGGGGATGATCGTATTTGGCGCCTACCTGTTGGCCAGCGGCAACGGTGGCCCGGAAGCCAGCATCAGCAACCTGTGGGATCAGGGCGGCTTTATGCCGCACGGCATCAGCGGCCTGGTGATGGCGATGGCGGTGATCATGTTCTCGTTTGGTGGGCTGGAAATGGTGGGCATCACCGCAGCAGAAGCCGCCGATCCACGCCGTAGCATTCCTAAAGCCACCAATCAGGTGGTGTATCGCATCCTGATTTTCTATATCGGCTCGTTGACGGTGCTGCTGTCGCTTTATCCGTGGGGCAAGGTTGTGGAAGGGGGCAGTCCGTTTGTGATGATCTTCCATGCGCTCAACAGCAACCTGGTGGCGACCATGCTCAACGTGGTGGTCCTGACGGCGGCGCTGTCGGTCTACAACAGCGGCGTGTATTGCAATAGCCGGATGCTGTTTGGCCTGGCGACACAGGGCAATGCACCCAAGGCGCTGACCAAGGTCAACAAACGTGGCGTACCGGTGCTGTCTATCGCGTTATCGGCGTTGGCCACCTCGGTAGGCGTATTGATTAACTACGTCATGCCCGGCGAGGCGTTTGGCTTGCTGATGGCGCTGGTGGTCTCTACGTTGGTGATTAACTGGGTGATGATTTGCCTGGCGCACCTGAAATTCCGCGCGGCCAAGGATCGCCAAGGGGTGATCACCAGCTTTAGGTCGCTATGGTATCCGTTTGGCAACTATCTGTGCTTGGTGTTCCTGTCGTTGATCCTGGTGATCATGTACTTCAGCCCGGGGATCCGCATCTCAGTACTGTTGATGCCGGTTTGGGTACTGTTGTTGTGGGTTGGATTTTTGCTGACCCGGCGTAAAAAGGCGGGTGGTAACAAGAGGTAG
- a CDS encoding DUF4060 family protein, with the protein MKRIIKGDTTLSHLVIAHAAIDCHAKSYGLHRQGWPSTYLIKYQNDRVAVEVITRRQSYVATLMIGARNLSKLCGMPS; encoded by the coding sequence ATGAAGCGCATTATCAAAGGTGACACCACTCTCTCTCATTTAGTGATTGCCCATGCGGCGATCGATTGTCATGCCAAAAGCTATGGGCTGCACCGACAGGGCTGGCCCTCAACCTACCTGATAAAGTATCAAAACGATCGCGTGGCGGTGGAGGTCATCACCCGCCGTCAATCCTATGTGGCGACGCTGATGATCGGCGCACGTAACCTCAGCAAACTGTGCGGTATGCCAAGCTAG
- a CDS encoding phage protein NinX family protein: protein MIRWYEESDAEVNRSIALITGENPDKWYPYGGVKGKDYCKNPSDAWPIICANKISLNAPEQSDQPQWQASMITQQGEWQAGSHSPLRAAMICFLLSQQAQ from the coding sequence ATGATTAGATGGTACGAAGAAAGCGACGCCGAAGTAAACCGCAGTATTGCGTTAATCACCGGGGAAAATCCGGACAAATGGTACCCTTACGGCGGCGTGAAAGGGAAAGATTACTGCAAGAACCCCTCCGATGCCTGGCCGATTATCTGCGCCAACAAAATAAGCCTCAATGCCCCCGAACAAAGTGACCAGCCACAGTGGCAAGCCAGTATGATCACCCAGCAAGGGGAGTGGCAGGCTGGCAGTCATAGTCCGTTGCGTGCCGCAATGATCTGTTTTTTATTGAGTCAGCAAGCGCAATAA
- the fos gene encoding fosfomycin resistance glutathione transferase, whose protein sequence is MLLGLNHLTLAVSEVERSFRFYVEVLGFTPKARWHQGAYLTLGELWLCLSLDDARRDRTSSDYTHYAFSVAPVSFALIVERLRKSGVQEWKSNHSEGESCYFLDPDRHALEIHCGDLASRLAACREKPYQGMVFY, encoded by the coding sequence ATGTTGCTGGGTCTTAACCACCTGACGCTTGCGGTAAGTGAGGTAGAACGCAGCTTTCGCTTTTATGTGGAGGTGCTGGGGTTTACCCCCAAAGCCCGCTGGCATCAAGGTGCCTATCTTACATTGGGTGAGCTGTGGCTATGCCTGTCACTGGATGATGCCCGAAGAGATCGGACGTCGAGTGACTATACACATTACGCGTTTAGCGTGGCGCCGGTGAGTTTTGCCCTCATTGTGGAGCGTTTGCGCAAATCAGGTGTACAGGAGTGGAAGAGTAATCACAGTGAGGGCGAATCTTGCTACTTTCTCGATCCCGATCGGCACGCGCTGGAAATTCACTGTGGCGATCTGGCAAGCCGGTTGGCAGCCTGCCGGGAGAAACCCTATCAGGGGATGGTGTTTTACTGA
- a CDS encoding YebO family protein, whose amino-acid sequence MFDLASGPSGLISIAVMVLAVLLGLWVWFIVNRASVRANEQIQLLQEIAEQQRQQTALLKTLVQTARGDKASVDDYDDDLSPALSYKGFIPER is encoded by the coding sequence ATGTTTGATTTAGCTTCTGGCCCGTCCGGCCTGATTTCCATCGCCGTTATGGTGTTGGCTGTATTGCTTGGCCTGTGGGTCTGGTTCATCGTGAATCGCGCCAGCGTACGTGCCAACGAACAGATCCAGCTGTTGCAGGAAATCGCCGAGCAGCAGCGCCAGCAAACTGCACTGTTAAAAACGTTGGTGCAAACCGCCCGAGGGGACAAGGCATCGGTTGACGATTATGATGATGACCTTAGCCCGGCACTGAGTTATAAAGGGTTTATCCCAGAGCGTTAA
- a CDS encoding PhoP/PhoQ regulator MgrB, giving the protein MGRKKLLVLAATLVACLLFYLLALDSYCDQGGKFALGICSITRIVPW; this is encoded by the coding sequence TTGGGGCGTAAAAAACTGCTGGTGCTAGCGGCAACGCTGGTTGCCTGTTTGCTTTTCTATCTGCTGGCTCTGGATAGCTATTGCGATCAAGGTGGGAAGTTTGCACTGGGCATTTGCTCTATCACGCGTATTGTTCCCTGGTAA
- a CDS encoding DUF2766 family protein, with protein sequence MSSALSNDQELVSDLVACQLVIKQILDVIDVIAPTEVRDKMASQLKSIDFSSHPAGADPITKRAIEKAIALIEMKFNRE encoded by the coding sequence ATGTCTAGCGCACTGAGCAACGATCAAGAACTGGTTTCCGATCTGGTTGCCTGCCAACTGGTTATCAAGCAAATCCTGGATGTGATCGACGTGATCGCGCCGACCGAAGTACGGGACAAGATGGCCAGCCAGCTCAAGAGTATCGATTTTAGCAGCCACCCGGCCGGGGCCGATCCAATCACCAAGCGGGCGATTGAAAAAGCGATTGCGCTGATTGAGATGAAGTTTAACCGCGAGTAA
- a CDS encoding YccJ family protein, with translation MANHNVKSWATVRETSVEIAEAIFELAGNDEVLAQKIWEEGSDEVLPLAFSKTEADQLYWGEETIERKNV, from the coding sequence ATGGCAAATCATAATGTGAAATCTTGGGCAACAGTGCGTGAAACCTCGGTAGAAATTGCCGAAGCGATCTTTGAGTTGGCCGGTAATGACGAGGTTTTGGCGCAAAAAATTTGGGAAGAAGGCAGCGACGAGGTGTTACCGCTGGCGTTCAGTAAAACCGAAGCCGACCAACTGTACTGGGGCGAAGAAACCATCGAGCGTAAAAACGTCTGA
- the cbpM gene encoding chaperone modulator CbpM, whose translation MAKLQITLTITEFCLHTGVTESELAEVVGLGVIQPRDLTVDDWLFDDGAVAAFNRAQRLQRELALDWPGIAVALTLLDEIEQLRRENAQLRHRLERFIAE comes from the coding sequence ATGGCCAAGCTACAGATAACCCTCACCATTACCGAGTTTTGCCTGCATACCGGCGTAACGGAAAGTGAACTGGCCGAGGTGGTCGGGTTGGGAGTGATCCAGCCCCGCGATCTGACGGTGGATGATTGGCTGTTTGATGATGGGGCGGTGGCGGCGTTTAATCGCGCCCAGCGTCTGCAACGTGAACTGGCTCTGGATTGGCCCGGCATTGCGGTGGCACTGACGCTGCTCGATGAGATTGAACAGTTGCGCAGGGAGAACGCTCAGCTACGTCATCGTCTTGAGCGCTTTATCGCCGAGTGA